From the Manis javanica isolate MJ-LG chromosome 11, MJ_LKY, whole genome shotgun sequence genome, one window contains:
- the GPR52 gene encoding G-protein coupled receptor 52, whose translation MNESRWTEWSILNMSSGVVNVSERHSCPLGFGHYSTVDVCIFETVVIVLLTFLIIAGNLTVIFVFHCAPLLHHYTTSYFIQTMAYADLFVGVSCLVPTLSLLHYSTGVHESLTCQVFGYIISVLKSVSMACLACISVDRYLAITKPLSYNQLVTPCRLRICIILIWIYSCLIFLPSFFGWGKPGYHGDIFEWCATSWLTSAYFTGFIVCLLYAPAAFVVCFTYFHIFKICRQHTKEINERRARFPSHEVDASGETGHSPDRRYAMVLFRITSVFYMLWLPYIIYFLLESSRVLDNPTLSFLTTWLAISNSFCNCVIYSLSNSVFRLGLRRLSETMCTSCMCVKGQEARDPKPRKRANSCSI comes from the coding sequence ATGAATGAATCCAGGTGGACTGAATGGAGCATCTTGAACATGAGCAGTGGCGTTGTGAATGTGTCTGAACGTCACTCCTGCCCACTTGGCTTTGGCCACTACAGTACAGTGGATGTCTGCATCTTTGAGACAGTTGTTATTGTCTTGCTGACGTTTCTCATCATTGCTGGGAATTTAACAGTCATCTTTGTCTTTCACTGTGCTCCACTTTTACACCATTATACTACCAGCTATTTCATTCAGACGATGGCATATGCTGATCTTTTTGTTGGAGTTAGCTGCTTGGTTCCTACTCTCTCACTTCTCCACTACTCCACAGGTGTCCACGAGTCACTGACTTGCCAGGTTTTTGGATATATCATCTCCGTCCTAAAAAGTGTTTCCATGGCATGTCTGGCCTGTATAAGTGTGGATCGTTATCTTGCAATAACCAAGCCTCTTTCCTACAATCAACTGGTCACCCCTTGccgcctgagaatctgcattatTTTAATATGGATCTACTCTTGCCtaattttcttgccttctttttttgGTTGGGGGAAACCTGGTTACCACGGTGACATTTTTGAATGGTGTGCCACCTCCTGGCTTACCAGTGCTTACTTTACTGgctttattgtttgtttgctgtATGCGCCTGCTGCCTTTGTTGTCTGCTTCACTTACTTCCACATTTTCAAAATTTGCCGTCAGCACACCAAAGAGATAAATGAGCGGAGGGCCCGGTTCCCTAGCCACGAGGTGGATGCCTCTGGAGAGACTGGACACAGCCCTGACCGTCGCTATGCCATGGTTCTGTTTCGGATAACCAGTGTGTTTTACATGCTGTGGCTCCCCTATATCATTTACTTTCTTCTAGAAAGCTCCCGGGTTTTGGACAATCCAACACTGTCCTTCCTGACAACCTGGCTTGCTATAAGTAACAGTTTTTGTAACTGTGTAATATACAGCCTTTCCAACAGTGTTTTCCGGCTGGGCCTCCGAAGACTGTCTGAGACAATGTGCACATCTTGTATGTGTGTGAAGGGTCAGGAAGCACGAGACCCCAAACCTAGGAAACGGGCTAACTCTTGCTCCATTTGA